GCTTCGTCGCCGTGCAACTGCTGATCGGCCAGGGAGGCGTCTTCGGCGGTTTTTTCACCGACGACTTTGAAATAGGCGTGCTGTTTTGCGGGATCGGTCTGCGATTCCTCCTGGAAATCCCCGACCTGCCGGTAATCGTTGTCACTGGTCCATTTGCGGGTATTGTTTTTGACGGTCTGGTTGTACTGGGTTACCCCGCCGTGTTCCACGGGCAGCGGGGGCCCGATGCCGAGGTCGATACCGAAGGTCGTACTGCCGTCGTCGTCGCTGGCGGCGTTGTCAAAAAAGATGCCGGTGCCGCCGCGATGCAGGCGGAACTGGCCGGCGCCGGCCTGGCTGGTAAAGGAAAACAGGTCGGGTGTGCCGATGGGCACGGCCAGGTTGGGTATATTGGGGATGACGGGGTTGTCGTTCTCCCGGATGAAGTCCATGACGGCGTCGGGGAGGTCCTTGCCTTTTTCGGCATACAGGAGGCCGTAGGCAGGGTGGTTCATGACTTTGTTGCTGATCCAGCGCACGTTTTTATACCCGGTAGCGCCGGCGCTGGCGAAGCTGCCTTCGCCGGCGGGGCCGGCGTCAATGCTGAAGGAGCCGTAACGGGAGCTGTAGGGAACCTGGATCTTCGGAGATATGGGCTCGGTGTTGAAGGTGATGAAGGAGCCTTCGGCGTGAGCGCTTAGGCCATCGTACTGCCGGTTCCAGGAGCGGCTCCCGCCCGGTCCTATGCACTTTTCCTGGAACTTAGATGCGCCGAAACTGCTGCCCATGGTCAGGGCTTTTAAACCTGAGCGGCTGTTGTAACCCAGCGAGGCGCTGAAGCCGGCATTTTCTGCGATGTTGTCGGACATTTTGCGGCTGATCCCGAGGTTCACCGTGGGGGAAAAGCCAGCTCCGCTGGCGGTATTGGAGGTGACGCCGAGCCCGAGGGAAGCGGTATTCGCGCCCCCGTTCCCGAAGTCGGCGGAGATACCGGCGTTGGCGCTGAATTCGGCGCCGATACCGGTGTAGTTGTCATTGAAGATGCCCAGGCTGAGGGTGCCGCTGCCGTTGACTGATTTGTTTCCGCCGTTCACGCCTTTCCCATAGCCGAAAAGTTCGAACTTGCCGGAGACACGGCCGCCGACGGTGATCTTGGGTTTGGTGTCCTGGTCGGATTCGATATTATCGCCTTTCAGGTCATCGGGGATGCCGCGGACCTGGCGGTTGATGGCGCCGACGTTGAGGTTCCAGCCGAGGCCGACCCAGCTGGCTTCGTCGTCCATTCCGCTGCCGGAGTTATAGCTGAGGTTGACGGGGTAGCCGTCGACATCGAGCAGGGGGATGTTGTATTTGAGGTCGCCGGTGAAGAGGTCGACCATATCGGAAACGCCGGCGGGCTGGAACTGCTGGGCTTCGGGTTGCGTGGGGCCGGAGGTGAGTGCGGCGGCGGTGAAGGGCAGCAGGAGGTTGAGCAGCCATAGGGTTAAAAAAGCGATCGCGATCTGTTTTCTTTTCTTCATATCCGGGCGATGGTTATTGTGCATGTAAATTGAGGGTATAGGGTTTGCCGCTGATAAACCGGTCGCGGTAGACGAGCTGCAGGCGGCCGGCCTGCATGTCTTTGACCAGGTCGAAAGAGAGCAGGTATTCGAAGCAGCCGGCGACGCCGTTGTTGACAGGTTCGAAAAGGGCGGGGGCGAAATCGTGTTTGCCCTGCCGGAGCAGGAAGCAGCTGTCCATTTGGTAGCTGAGTTCGTTCACGCCGCTGGTCCCGTGCTGGTCGAGCCAGTCCCGTGCTGGGTAGAGGCGAACCTTATAGGTGACGGAACTGGTATCGCCCGGCCGCGGGGGGATCCGGGCGGCGTCCAGGGAAAGGGCCCGGTCCCGGGCCGAGGCATGGTTTTCGAGCCCGTCGAGCCAGCGCTGGGGGGGTCTTGCAGGAGGACAGGGCAAGCAATAATGCGAGCGTGTAAATTCTTCTCATCTCAGTCTTTATAAATGAACCTTAAATTCTTGGTGGAACCGTCCGGCAGCCAGACGGTCAGCAGGTAGGTGTAGCCGTCGGTAAAGGAATCGGTATTGGCCAGGTCGATGCGTATCTTGTTCTCGCCGGTTTCGAGGCGTACCCGGGGGAGGTTTTTGATCTTTTTGCCCGGGTTGTTCAGCGATTCGATGGTATATTTAAAATTGCCGGGTTTGTAGGGGTTGAGCACGGCGAACTTGAGGAGTTCGACGGCTACGTAATAGTTGCCCTTCAGGAGCTCGCCGATGTCGCGGTAGCCGTCGTCGGCCAGTACGGCTTCTTTTTTCTTTTCCTGGCATTGTACGCGGAACTCCCAGACTTCGGACCGGTTCAGGATGGTCTGGTCCTGGTAGGCGGTTACCTGCCAGGCGTAGGACTTGCCTTCTTCCAGTTGGTTGAGGATCGCGGGGTAGGGCAGTATGGGCGATATCAGCCGCGACTGGTTGATGACCGGCAGGTTGTAGTTGAGCGCCTCAATGGCGTTCTGGCCGGGTTTGATCTCGGACAGGACGAGCTGGTAGGCGGCCCCGGCCGGCGTGGGCAGCAGGGGTTGCCAGGAAAGGACCGGCCGCTTGTCGCAGATGGTGTCGCGGTCATAGGGCTCAATGAGGTGCATTTGCGCAAAGGGTACCAGTCCGTACTGGAAGCACTGCTCTGCAGGCGCGTCCTGGGCGGAACCGGGGAAATCGAGGGTGAAGCAATATTCGTAGTCGCCCTCCGGGAAATTATGGTCGTGGCGGATGATGACGGAGATGGGGTTACTGCTGTATTGTATGCGGGTGCCGCGGATTGCCTGTACGGGGATGCGGTTGGTGCCGGGCGCAAGCGTAAAGGCGCCGGTCTGCAGGACCAGGACCATGCCGGTCTTTCTTTCGGTCACCGTTACCTGGAGCGAAGCGGACTTCCGCCCGCCGGGGTTCACGATGTTGCAGTTCAGCAGGCCGTCGACGTTTCGCCCGGATAGTTCGGGAATAAACTGGAAGGTGACCTGCGCGAAGGCAGGTACCGAACAAACCATCAAAAACAGGAATAGCGTTCTTTTCATGATCATTCTGTTTTGAAGTAATATTTAAAGGTCAGTTCCGCGCGGACGGAAGGGAACAGGTCGTCGTATTGCGGGGTGATCAGGTTCTTCATCAGGTCGATGGAGGCGCCGGCATCAAAATGCCGGCCGGCCAGGACCTGGATGCCCTGCTTGATGCCCAACTGGTCCGCGATGCGGCCGTTATTGAGGTAGGTGGCCCCGGAGGTTAGCTGTACCTGTTTGGACAACGGGTACTGGTAAGCCAGGTCAGAGGTTAGCATGTCGCCCAGCAGGGTGCTGCGGGAGAGGTTTTTGTTATAAAAGAACATATACGTGATGGAGCTGGTCCGGAAGACCATGCTCTGGAGGTAATTCAGGCTGAGGAGGTTGCCGGCGGCTGACGTGACGTAGGTGTTGCGGAACATCTGCCCGGCAACGCTGGCCCGGATCGTGGTGTAGTTGCTGCCGACTTTGTAGCTGTTGCTGGCGACGAGCTCCAGCTTGCGGGCGTTGTAAACCGAAATGGAGGCGCTGTCTGACTTTTTGATCACGCCGTTCTCCAGGTATTTCAGGCTGAAATTAAGGGTCCGCGTCAATTTATAGTTCCCGGTCAGCTGGACCTGGTAGTTTTTCCATTTATCGGCGGACTGGTAGCTGAGGGGCGTATTGCTGAAGTCCGAACGCAGGTCGAGGGAGAGGCGGTTCTGGTAAAAAGTCTTTCTCAGGTCCCCGCCGAATTTCATCGCAGCGCCCGAATAGCCGTTATTGGCGGGGTTCTGGTAGCCCAGGCCGGAGTAGGTAAAATAAACATTGTCGCTTGCGCCGAGTTCCCGGATGCTGAGCGCGTGGCGGAAGCCGACGGACATCGAGGTGAACAGGTCGTTGGTCAGGCTATAGTTTGCGCCGGCTTTTTGCTGCAGGAGGGCTTCGTTCCCCAACTGGTAGTTGTTATTGAACAGCGTGGTGGACTTGGAGACGTCGACATCCAGCCGGCCGAAGCGGTCCAGGTTGAGGGTCTTCCCGACGGTAAAGTTCACGGCATTTGAATGCAGGCCGGGTTGTCCGTAGGGAATGAAAGCGGATTGCCCGCTAAAGGAGC
Above is a window of Mucilaginibacter ginsenosidivorans DNA encoding:
- a CDS encoding DUF928 domain-containing protein, producing the protein MKRTLFLFLMVCSVPAFAQVTFQFIPELSGRNVDGLLNCNIVNPGGRKSASLQVTVTERKTGMVLVLQTGAFTLAPGTNRIPVQAIRGTRIQYSSNPISVIIRHDHNFPEGDYEYCFTLDFPGSAQDAPAEQCFQYGLVPFAQMHLIEPYDRDTICDKRPVLSWQPLLPTPAGAAYQLVLSEIKPGQNAIEALNYNLPVINQSRLISPILPYPAILNQLEEGKSYAWQVTAYQDQTILNRSEVWEFRVQCQEKKKEAVLADDGYRDIGELLKGNYYVAVELLKFAVLNPYKPGNFKYTIESLNNPGKKIKNLPRVRLETGENKIRIDLANTDSFTDGYTYLLTVWLPDGSTKNLRFIYKD